The stretch of DNA AAATGCATTTTCTGCCCGACGTCTACGTGCCCTGCGATGTCTGCCACGGCAAGCGCTACAACCGCGAAACCCTGGACGTGCAATACAAGGGCAGGAACATCAGCGAGGTGCTCGACATGACGGTCGAGAACGCCTACGAATTCTTCAAACCCGTGCCGGTGGTCGCGCGCAAGCTCAAAACGCTGCTCGACGTGGGCCTCGGTTACATCCGCCTGGGGCAGTCCGCCACCACGCTGTCAGGCGGTGAAGCACAGCGGGTAAAACTTTCTCTGGAACTGAGCAAGCGCGACACGGGTCGCACACTCTATATTCTTGATGAGCCCACCACCGGCTTGCACTTTCATGACATCGCGCTGCTGCTCGAGGTCATTCATCGTTTGCGCGACCAAGGCAATACGGTGGTCATCATCGAACACAATCTCGATGTCATCAAAACCGCTGACTGGGTCATTGATCTCGGGCCCGAAGGCGGCGCGGGGGGCGGCCAGATCATCGCCCAGGGGACACCCGAAGAAGTCTCCCGGTCAAAAGCCAGTTTTACCGGCAAGTATCTGGCGACGCTGCTCAAGCGCAACACCAGCCGCAGCCACGGCCAGTAATGTCAGCCGCCAGCCAACCCAACCCCGTCTGGAGACGTACCCATTCATGACCAGGCCTCACGACACCCCTGATGACGCGCCCGCGCAAAGCCCGTCGCCGCGACCGGTCAGACTAACCCGCGACATGACCCTGCCGCGCCTGTCCGCCGTCGAGGCCGGCAGCTACGTGCTGATGCTGATCGCCCTCTGGGTGGTGTTGCATCAACGGCTGCTCGGCGCCTTGCTGGCGGGGCTGCTGGTTTATCAACTGGTGCACACTATTGCACCGTCGATTGAAAAACACATGTCGAGCCAGCGAGCGCGCTGGCTCTCGGTCGTTTTGCTGTCGGTGGTGATTGTCGGTGCGCTGACGGGCCTGACGATCGGCATCATCGAACATTTCGAAAACGATGTACCCAGCGCCCAGAAGCTGCTGAACCAGGCCATGCAGCTAGTCGACCAGGCACGCAAGCAGTTACCCGAATTCATCACGACCTACTTGCCGGTCGATACCGAGCAAATGAAGCTCAAAGCCGCCGCGCTCATGCACGCGCATGCCAACCAGTTACAGCAAGGCGGCAAAAACGCCGCGCGCATTTTTACGCATGTGCTGATCGGCATGATCATCGGCGCGATCATCGCCATTAGCAGCGAGCACCATCATTCACACCGGCTGCCGCTGTCCACGGCACTGGTCACCCGGGTTAGCCGTTTTGCCGATGCTTTTCGCCGCATTGTGTTCGCCCAGGTAAAGATTTCGGCGATCAATGCCGTGTTCACCGGCCTTTACCTGCTCGTGCTGCTGCCGCTCTTTCACGCCTCCCTCCCGTTATCCAAAACACTGGTATTGGTAACGTTCATCGTCGGCTTGCTACCTGTAATCGGCAACCTGATCTCGAACACGCTAATCGTCGCGGTTGCCCTCTCGGTGAGTTTTCCGGCGGCCATCACCTCGCTGGTGTTTCTGATCGTGATTCACAAGTTCGAATACTTTCTCAATGCGCGCATCGTGGGTGGCCAGATCGAAGCGCGCACGTGGGAGCTGCTCGTGGCGATGCTGGTCATGGAAGCGACATTCGGCATTCCGGGCGTGATCGCCGCGCCGGTGTTTTACGCGTATATCAAACGCGAACTGATTTACCTGCGGCTGGTTTGAACACGCGACACAGGTCGGCACAGGTCTTCTGCCCCATAAAAACCGCATCAATCCCGCATCAAGCAATGCCCGTCAGCGAAACACCACCGTCTTGCTGCCATTCAGCACGATGCGGTGTTCGACATGCCACTTCACCGCTCTCGCCAACGTCACGCATTCGACATCGCGGCCAATCGCGGTGAGCTGCTCGGGCGTCATGCTGTGATCGACCCGCTCCACCTCCTGCTCGATGATCGGGCCCTCGTCGAGATCGGTCGTCACATAATGCGCCGTCGCGCCAATCAGCTTCACGCCCCGGTCAAATGCCTGGTAATACGGCTTCGCGCCTTTGAAGCTCGGCAAAAACGAATGATGAATATTGATTGCACGACCCATCAGCTGTTCGCATAACTGCGGCGACAAAATCTGCATATAACGCGCCAGCACCACCAGATCAGCCTGCACCCCGTCGATCACTTCGAGCACGCGCGCTTCTTGCGCAGCCTTGTTCTGAGCCCCTGGCTCACCCAATGGGAAATGATGAAATGGAATGTCATAGCTCGCAGCCAACTGATAGAACGTCTTGTGGTTCGAGATAATCGCAGAGATCTCGATGCCCAACTGGCCTGTGCGATAGCGGAACAGCAAGTCGTTCAGGCAATGGCCGATCTTCGACACCATGATGACAACGCGCGGCTTCACCGCAGCGTCATGCAGTTCCCAGCGCATGCCGAAAGGCTCAGCCAGCACGCTGAAAGCGGCGCGGAATGCCTCCAGTCCGGGGCCGCTCCCCGTCTGCTGAAAATGCACTCGCATGAAAAACTCGCCCGTATGGCTATCGCCAAACTGGGCGGAGTCGAGAATATTGCTGCCACGCTCGAACAAAAAACCCGAGACCGCGTGAACAATGCCGGGCCGGTCAGCGCACGACAACTTGAGAATAAAACTGTGATCGGCCGACATGACCTGTGTAACCCCCTTCAAACCTGATGATTTACTCCGCCGGCAACACAGGCGGCTTGAATAGCGGCGCAATTTCGAGGCCCGGTTGCGGCTCGATCCAGCGGTGACGCAACAGACAATCCAGCGTCGCCAAGCTCGCATCCACGGTCATCGTGCCTTCGCCAATCCAGCGTAGCAGCTCTTCGAGCCGTGCCAGCCGGTGCTCCGCCACTTCGCCATCCTGATTGCGCGGCGTGAAATCTTCTGGCAACGCAAGGTCGTAGACGAATATCTGCTCCGCCTGGGTCCCTTCCGGCAGCGCTTGCAGCACGTGCAACGTGCGTCCTGGCTGTGCCAGAGCGGCGAGTTCCGCTGCAATGCCCGCTTCTTCCCAGCATTCCTTGATAAGCGTCGCGCGGGCGTCCAGCCCCCAGCCAATTCCGCCCGCCACCACGTTATCGAGCATGCCAGGGTCCGTCGCCTTGCTCTCGCTGCGCCGGGCGATCCACATCTGCGGCGCGCAAGCGGCACATTCTACGATGCCATTCAGATGCACTGCATACGTCATCGTCCCAAAAAAACGGGAAGCCGCGCGTTCGATATACGCTATGGGAGGCGCCTCAAAAGTGTTACGGATAGCGTAGGTTTCATCGCGCCAGCCCACGATCCGGCCTTCAGCGGCCAGTGCGCCGATCACCGAGCCCAGCGCTGCGCTACGGCGCTCAACCGTATCGAAGCCCGGCTGCAGCGTCACGCGAGCGTGGTCTAGCGCGAACACATCGGGCCAGCGTGCCAGCAATGGGACATCGCTGGCACGAATCCAGCCAACGGCCTGATCCGCCATCCAGAAGGGCCGATGCAAACGCACATCAAAACGGCGCGCCAGCGTCAGACAAGGCAAGGTCATAAGGAACTCCGGCAAGATCAGGCCAACGCTTCTGCGGCAGGTCAGTCACGCAACGCCACACGAAGACCCAGTGCAATAAAGGTCACGCCCGCGAGACGGTCAAGCCACAGGCCCGCACGCGGACGCCGCCTGAGCCACGAACCGATCATGCCCGCGCCCACGCCGATGAGCGAGAACACGATCAGCGTTTGCAGCATGAACAACGCACCGAGTTCGAGCATCTGCAACGTGATGCCCTGCGCGCCATGAGGATCGACGAACTGCGGCAGGAACACGACAAAAAACAGCGTCACCTTGGGATTCATCATGTTGCCGAGCACGCTCTGGCGAAAGATCGACATCAACGGCTGCGGCGGCCGCTGATGGGCCGTGGCCAGCCCATGACTGCGCAATGCCTTGAGGCCGATCCACACGAGATAAGCGCCCCCCGCCAACTTGATCGCCTGAAACGCCAGCGGCGCAGCGCGCAAGAGTGCAGCCACCCCCAGCGCAGCCAGCGTCGTATGAAACGTCACGCCAGCGGCAAAGCCCAACGCGGCCACCAGCCCCGCCGCGCGGCCTTGTGCAATACCGCGCGCCAGCACCTGCATGTTGTCGGGGCCTGGGGCAAACGTCACCGCGAGCGACGTCACAAGAAACAGCAGGAAATTCGGCATCGACGGGATGGAATGGACAGAAAGAAATATGAGAGCGCCGGATTTGAACCTGATGGCCTAGTGTCCATCGAATTCGGTCA from Paraburkholderia hayleyella encodes:
- a CDS encoding AI-2E family transporter, whose protein sequence is MTRPHDTPDDAPAQSPSPRPVRLTRDMTLPRLSAVEAGSYVLMLIALWVVLHQRLLGALLAGLLVYQLVHTIAPSIEKHMSSQRARWLSVVLLSVVIVGALTGLTIGIIEHFENDVPSAQKLLNQAMQLVDQARKQLPEFITTYLPVDTEQMKLKAAALMHAHANQLQQGGKNAARIFTHVLIGMIIGAIIAISSEHHHSHRLPLSTALVTRVSRFADAFRRIVFAQVKISAINAVFTGLYLLVLLPLFHASLPLSKTLVLVTFIVGLLPVIGNLISNTLIVAVALSVSFPAAITSLVFLIVIHKFEYFLNARIVGGQIEARTWELLVAMLVMEATFGIPGVIAAPVFYAYIKRELIYLRLV
- the purU gene encoding formyltetrahydrofolate deformylase, which produces MSADHSFILKLSCADRPGIVHAVSGFLFERGSNILDSAQFGDSHTGEFFMRVHFQQTGSGPGLEAFRAAFSVLAEPFGMRWELHDAAVKPRVVIMVSKIGHCLNDLLFRYRTGQLGIEISAIISNHKTFYQLAASYDIPFHHFPLGEPGAQNKAAQEARVLEVIDGVQADLVVLARYMQILSPQLCEQLMGRAINIHHSFLPSFKGAKPYYQAFDRGVKLIGATAHYVTTDLDEGPIIEQEVERVDHSMTPEQLTAIGRDVECVTLARAVKWHVEHRIVLNGSKTVVFR
- a CDS encoding NUDIX hydrolase; the encoded protein is MTLPCLTLARRFDVRLHRPFWMADQAVGWIRASDVPLLARWPDVFALDHARVTLQPGFDTVERRSAALGSVIGALAAEGRIVGWRDETYAIRNTFEAPPIAYIERAASRFFGTMTYAVHLNGIVECAACAPQMWIARRSESKATDPGMLDNVVAGGIGWGLDARATLIKECWEEAGIAAELAALAQPGRTLHVLQALPEGTQAEQIFVYDLALPEDFTPRNQDGEVAEHRLARLEELLRWIGEGTMTVDASLATLDCLLRHRWIEPQPGLEIAPLFKPPVLPAE
- a CDS encoding LysE family translocator, encoding MPNFLLFLVTSLAVTFAPGPDNMQVLARGIAQGRAAGLVAALGFAAGVTFHTTLAALGVAALLRAAPLAFQAIKLAGGAYLVWIGLKALRSHGLATAHQRPPQPLMSIFRQSVLGNMMNPKVTLFFVVFLPQFVDPHGAQGITLQMLELGALFMLQTLIVFSLIGVGAGMIGSWLRRRPRAGLWLDRLAGVTFIALGLRVALRD